The DNA segment GACAACACGCCGGCGGTCATCCACATGGAAGTGGTTGCAGGCGACAAAATCGAAGTAACCTGCGCGGCCAAAGGCGGCGGTTCGGAAAACAAATCCAAGCTCGCCATGCTTAACCCTTCTGATTCGATTGTCGATTGGGTGCTGAAAACCATCCCCACTATGGGCGCGGGCTGGTGTCCGCCCGGCATCCTGGGTATCGGCATCGGCGGTACACCCGAAAAGGCTACTTTGCTGGCCAAAGAATCGTTGATGAGCCACGTCGATATTCACGAATTACAGGAAAAAGCCGCTTCGGGTGCGGAACTCTCCACCACCGAAGCCCTGCGTTTGGAGTTGTTTGAAAAAGTGAACGCGCTGGGCATCGGCGCACAAGGCTTGGGCGGCCTGACCACCGTTCTCGACGTAAAAATCTTGGATTACCCCACCCACGCCGCGTCCAAACCCGTAGCCATGATTCCGAACTGCGCCGCCACCCGCCATGTGGAATTTGAATTGGACGGCTCCGGCCCCGCCGTACTGACCCCGCCTTCGCTCGATGATTGGCCGGACATCACATACAGCCCCGACAACGGCAAGCGCGTGGACGTAAACAATCTCACCAAAGAAGAAGTGGCCACTTGGAAAATGGGCGATGTGCTTTTGCTCAACGGCAAAATCTACACCGGCCGCGATGCTGCCCACAAACGCATGGTCGATATGCTCAACAAAGGCGAAAAACTGCCGGTCGATTTCACCAACAAACTGATTTACTACGTCGGCCCGGTTGACCCCGTGCGCGACGAAGTAGTCGGCCCCGCCGGCCCCACCACCGCCACCCGCATGGATAAATTCACCCGCCAAATGCTGGAGCAAACCGGCTTGCTCGGCATGATCGGCAAATCCGAACGCGGCGCAGCGGCCTGCGAAGCCATTGCCGACAACCAAGCCGTTTATCTGATGGCCGTGGGCGGTTCGGCCTACTTGGTGGCCAAAGCTATTAAAGAAGCCAAAGTCGTGGCCTTTGAAGACTTGGGCATGGAAGCGATTTACGAGTTTGAAGTGAAAGACATGCCCGTAACCGTGGCGGTGGACAGCAGCGGAAAATCCGTACACGCCATCGCGCCGAAACAATGGCAGGCAAAAATCGGCATTATTCCGGTTGAAGCCTAATACTGATTTTGTTTAAATAAGGCCGTCTGAAAGTATTTTTTTCAGACGGCCTAAACTATTATGAGCAATACCAGATAGCGTTGTCGGCCGAGATTGCGGCGGTATATTTTGTTCAGAACCCGTATCGGCAGCGAGCCGTGCCTGCAAACGGGTTAATCTTGCTGACTGCGAACAAGCAAAGGAGAAAATCATGCCGATTACAAAAGGATTCAAAACGCTGGTTAACGAAGCCATGAGCCAAATCACCACGCACAGCGTTGAAGAAGCGCGCCGCCGTGCCGAATCGGGAAAAGCCACCTTAATCGACATCCGCGACATCCGCGAACTCGAACACAGCGGCAGAGTACCCAATGCCTTTCATGCGCCGCGCGGGATGCTCGAATTTTGGGTTGACCCCGAATCGCCCTACCACAAACCGATATTTGCCAACGAAGATACCGAGTTTATTTTGTTTTGCGGTGCCGGCTGGCGCAGCGCCTTAGCCACCAAAACCCTGCAAGATATGGGCATGAACAACGTTTCCCACATCGACGGCGGCTTTGCGGCGTGGAAAGAACAAAACGCGCCTATCGAGAAAAACGCTTGATTATCAAGATGCTTTAAAAACCATGAGGCCGTCTGAAAAAAATTCAGACGGCCTCGATAGTGAATCGGCTACATTTTGCCGTGTCTCACATGTTTTTACGCTTAGCGCGGCGCCACCATATCTTCCGGTTTCACCAGCTCGTCAAACTCTTCTCCGCTGAGCAAGCCCAGCTCGATTGCCGTTTCACGCAAAGATTTGTCGTTTTTATAAGCCGTTTTCGCCACTTTCGCCGCATTTTCATAACCGATTTTGCGGTTCAGCGCCGTTACCAACATCAGAGAGTGGTGTAGGAAGTAGTCGATTTTTTCCGGCACAGGCTCGATGCCGACGGCGCAATGTTCGTTGAAACTGTTGCAGGCATCGCCGAGCAGTCGCACCGATTGCAGCAGATTGTAACCGATCACGGGCATATAAACATTCAATTCAAAATTACCCGACGCGCCCGCCATGCCGACCGCCACATCGTTGCCGAACACTTGGCAGCACACCATAGTCATGGCTTCGGCTTGGGTCGGGTTGACTTTACCCGGCATAATCGAAGAACCCGGCTCGTTTTCGGGGATTTTGATTTCACCCAAACCGCAGCGCGGGCCGGAAGCCAGCCAGCGAATATCGTTGGCGATTTTGTTCAGGCTGGCGGCAAGGGTTTTGAGTGCGCCCGAAGCGTACACGCACGCATCGCGGCCGGCGAGTGCTTCAAACTTGTTCGGCGCGGTAACAAACGGCAAGCCGGAAAGTTCGGCCAGCTTTTCCGCCGCTTTTACCGCATAATCGGGGTGGCTGTTCAACCCCGTGCCCACCGCCGTGCCGCCCAACGGCAGTTCGTACAAACCCTTCAAAGCATCGTTCAGACGGCCTAATCCGTGGTCGAGCTGGCTCACATAGCCCGAAAACTCCTGCCCCAAAGTTAACGGCGTGGCATCCTGCAAGTGGGTTCTGCCGATTTTCACAATCGGTGCAAACGCTTTGGCTTTTGCATCTAAGGTATCGCGCAACGCTTTCACGGCCGGAATCAGCAGTCGGTTGATTTCAATCGCTGCGGCAACGTGAATCGCGGTAGGAAATGAATCGTTGGTGGATTGGGCGTGGTTCACATGATCGTTGGGGTGAACGGGTTGGTATGCCGCCAAGCCCGTTCCGGCAATTTCGTTGGCACGGTTGGCAATCACTTCATTCATGTTCATGTTGGATTGCGTGCCGGAACCGGTTTGCCACACCACCAAAGGAAACTGTCCTGCCAACTTGCCTGCCAACACATCATCGGCAGCTTTCACAATCAAATCGGCCTGCGTCTGTTCGATGCGGCCGAGAGAAGCATTGGTATGGGCGGCTGCTTTTTTTACCAAAGCCATGGCGTTGATTAAAGGTTCGGGCAAGGTTTCGCCGCCGATTTTAAAATTATCTCGGCTGCGCTGTGTTTGCGCCCCCCAATAGGCCTCGGCAGGCACTTGCACATCGCCCATGGTGTCGTGTTCGGTGCGGGTATTCATCACTTTGCTCCTTTGTTTGCTCTGTTCGCGGTTGAAAGAAAGAAGGGATTATTGCATACAAAATAAAAAATGATAATCACAATCAAATTATTCAATCAAGCAGATGAAAAAGCTTAGGCCGTCTGAAACGGCTTTCAGACGGCCTAACCAGCCTGTTTGTTGAATTGGCTGTAACCGGAAACGGATTTCAACTATCTCTTTTAAAAGCAGGTTTTACGGTGCGTTGTGTATGCTGCCGCCCGCTTGGGCTTGTTGGATATGACTGCCTCGCTGTGCTGCTGTGCCTTGAACCGGCATCACGTTTGGAGGTTCCGCACAGGTGTATCCCGTTATCCGCGTCGCCAAGTCGTACCGCCCGCGCCGTCTTCCAAAATAATGTTTTCGGCGTTGAGCAAATCGCGGATGCGGTCGGATTCGGCCCAGTTTTTCTCGGCACGCGCTTGTTTGCGCTGTTCGATCAGGTTTTCGATTTCTTCGTTGGAGAGGCCGTCTGAAACGCTGCCGCCCTGCAAAAATTCCTGCGGATCACGTTGCAGCAAACCGATGATGCCGCCGAGTGCTTTCAGGCAGCCTGCGAGCTCGGAGCTGTTGGTTTTGTTGACTTCGTTGGCCAATTCAAACAACACGGCTATCGCTTCTACGGTGCCGAAGTCGTCGTTCATAGCGGCGAAGAAACGGTGGGTGTAGTCGTTGGCGTTTTCGCTTACGGCAAACTCGGCAGGCGGCGTGTTTTTCAAAGCGGTGTACAGGCGGGTGAGCGCGCCTTTGGCATCGTTCAAATGGGCATCGGAATAATTCAACGGGCTGCGGTAGTGTGCGCGTAAAATAAAGAAACGCACCACTTCGGCATCGTATTTTTCCAACACTTCGCGGATGGTAAAGAAGTTACCCAGCGATTTGGACATTTTTTCGTTATCTACGCGGATAAAGCCGTTGTGTAGCCAATATTTCACATGGCTTTCAATCGCTTTGCCGCCCGAATGGTTGTGGCCGCAACTGCCGCCGTGTGCGCCGCAGCTTTGGGCGATTTCGTTTTCATGATGCGGAAACTGCAAATCTGCACCGCCGCCGTGAATATCGAAAGTGTCGCCGAACAACTCTTCGCTCATGGCCGAGCATTCGATATGCCAACCGGGGCGGCCCTGCCCCCACGGGCTTTCCCACGCCGGTTCGCCGGGCTTGGCGGCTTTCCACAAAACGAAGTCCAACGGGTCGCGTTTGAAACCGTCCACTTCCACGCGCTCGCCCGCGCGCAAATCGTCCAGCGACTTGCCGGAAAGCTGGCCGTATGCGGCAAATTCGCGCACGGCGTAGTAAACGTCGCCGTTGTCGGCGGCATAAGCCTTGCCGTTGTCGATCAGGCGTTGGATCATGCCCAACATCTGTTGCACATGCTCGGTGGCTTTCGGTTCTACATCGGGGCGGATCACGCCCAAAGCCGCCGCATCTTCATTCATGGCTCGGATAAAACGTTCGGTCAGCTCGCCGATGGTTTCGCCGTTTTCCGCGGCGCGGGCAATGATTTTATCGTCGATGTCGGTGATGTTACGCACATAAGTCAACGGATAGCCTTGCGCGCGCAACCAACGGGCAATCATGTCGAACACCACCATCACGCGGGCGTGCCCCAAGTGGCAGTAGTCGTAAACAGTCATGCCGCAGACGTACATGCGCACGTTTTTAGGGTCGATGGGGATAAATTCTTCTTTTTGGCGGGTGAGGGTGTTGTAAACGGTTAGCATGATTTGTTCTTTACACTGGGTTTGTTGATATAAAAATCCGCATTACCTGATCGGTTAAGGTAATGGCACAGCTGCCTGTAACACTATGGCCGATGCTGCTCCGCGCTATTGGTGCTGCGGTTGGCGGCAAATAAAGCGCTTATTTTACCTGAGAGCGCGTATTCCAGTTGTGGTTAAAACGGAAAAAGTCTTACCAAACCGTGTTTTCAGACGGCCTAATACTGTGTAGGCCGTCTGAAAACACAGTTTCACATTATCGCACAAGCTTCCATTGAGTATCTCTCCGCAGCAATCGGATTTTACCATCGGGTGAAACATAACCGCCTTTTACTGCTTCAAGAATCGTGCCTGCGGGCATATCGTCGGCAAACATTTCCACATGTGAACGGTCTTGAGAGAAAACCGCATATGCAGGCGCATGGCCACCCAAGCGGTTGATTGTAATGTCTGCCGCGGCCGCAGGAATCACACATGCCTGTTTCAGCTCCGACCACGCCAGTTGGGGTGGATTGCAGGCGTCACTTTTTTCAAAATGCCGTTTTAGCGCACAGCCGCTCAAAGTATAAGCCAACAATGCGGCCGATATGCCTAACCGCCAAGCAACTTCAACCGTTTTTTTAACAACCATGCCTGCTCCTGAGTATGTGAATTGAGTTGGTTGGTGTCGCTGGGCGCGACGTTCAATATATTTTTATGGCAACGGTGTCAGCATGTCGGTGCCGTGCGCCAATCTTTTTGCATGTATGGAAAATTCCATTGTTTACAAAGCGATTTCATTGATAAGATTAATGTATGGCACATAAACTTATTTCTGCCACACCGTTGCTGCGCCTTATCCATCCATTCAAGAGGAAAAAACATGAATACTACGCTACCTTGGGAAGCTCAACTGGTATTGGCTGCTTTGGCAGGGCTTGTTTGCGGTTTGCTCATTATGTGGCTGATTCTTCGGTCTAAAGTGAACCAAAACAGGCAAGACAGAGAAACGCTGATGCAAGAATTCGGACAATACCGCCAAAAAGTAGACGAGCATTTCATTGAAACTGCTGCTGCCGTTGATGATTTAAACCGGAGTTATCAAAAATTGATTCAGCATTTCAGCAAAAACGCGCACAGCCTGATGGATAAGAAAACCCTGCAAGAACAGTTAAATAAACGCAGCGGTGCAGCCGTAACTTTAGCCTATCTCAGCCACTCGGATCATCAAGACAGCGGCACGCCGGATTTTGCCGTTCCTCCCCCTTCGGTGATGGGTGAAATAGAGGGGGCAGGCAAAAATAACGATGCCGATATTGCGTTGGAAGAACAAACCCCTGTCAGCGACATTCCCGTTATTGATCCCCCGGCCTTAGCTCAAGAATCATGGCCGCAAAAAGGGGATGAAGTGAGCCAAGATGCGGAGGGGCAGGAAAATATTAAATAGAGACCTCTGCAAACCCCTATCTGCGGTGCATTTCTGCGTTGGGCGCAGCTCACTCGCGCCGCCTGACATCTATGATTATGTCTGTATCGGTTGCGCTGCTACGCTTTAAACTGCATCCGCGTTCGGGGCGCAAAGGCTCCGGCCTCTGAGGTATTGATGTCCGATTTATCCGGTAAGCTGCTGGGTAATCAGTTTTTTAAGCGGTGGCAGATTGTTGCTGACGCGAAGCACCAATCCGCGTAACAGTTTGGCAGGCGGAGTTTCGTTGGTAAACAGTTTCAGCAGCATATTGGTGCCGTAATAGAGCGGGCGGGCGTGAAGAGAATGTTTGCTGTCGTAGCGGGCAAGCAGCGAAGAAGAGGCAAAATCGCGCCCTTGCTGCACGGCCTCGTTGATTAAGGCGGACAAAATATCGGCACTGGATAAACCTAAATTAAAGCCGTGCGCCGTAACAGGGTGCATACCGACCGCCGCATCGCCTATCAAT comes from the Neisseria dumasiana genome and includes:
- the cysS gene encoding cysteine--tRNA ligase, with the protein product MLTVYNTLTRQKEEFIPIDPKNVRMYVCGMTVYDYCHLGHARVMVVFDMIARWLRAQGYPLTYVRNITDIDDKIIARAAENGETIGELTERFIRAMNEDAAALGVIRPDVEPKATEHVQQMLGMIQRLIDNGKAYAADNGDVYYAVREFAAYGQLSGKSLDDLRAGERVEVDGFKRDPLDFVLWKAAKPGEPAWESPWGQGRPGWHIECSAMSEELFGDTFDIHGGGADLQFPHHENEIAQSCGAHGGSCGHNHSGGKAIESHVKYWLHNGFIRVDNEKMSKSLGNFFTIREVLEKYDAEVVRFFILRAHYRSPLNYSDAHLNDAKGALTRLYTALKNTPPAEFAVSENANDYTHRFFAAMNDDFGTVEAIAVLFELANEVNKTNSSELAGCLKALGGIIGLLQRDPQEFLQGGSVSDGLSNEEIENLIEQRKQARAEKNWAESDRIRDLLNAENIILEDGAGGTTWRRG
- a CDS encoding rhodanese-like domain-containing protein, which codes for MPITKGFKTLVNEAMSQITTHSVEEARRRAESGKATLIDIRDIRELEHSGRVPNAFHAPRGMLEFWVDPESPYHKPIFANEDTEFILFCGAGWRSALATKTLQDMGMNNVSHIDGGFAAWKEQNAPIEKNA
- a CDS encoding fumarate hydratase, which encodes MAIIKQEDFIQSIADAFQFISYYHPVDYIQALYKAWQKEENPAAKDAMTQILVNSRMCAEGHRPICQDTGIATVFLKIGMNVQWDAQMSVQDMVNEGVRRAYTHPDNTLRASVLADPAGKRQNTKDNTPAVIHMEVVAGDKIEVTCAAKGGGSENKSKLAMLNPSDSIVDWVLKTIPTMGAGWCPPGILGIGIGGTPEKATLLAKESLMSHVDIHELQEKAASGAELSTTEALRLELFEKVNALGIGAQGLGGLTTVLDVKILDYPTHAASKPVAMIPNCAATRHVEFELDGSGPAVLTPPSLDDWPDITYSPDNGKRVDVNNLTKEEVATWKMGDVLLLNGKIYTGRDAAHKRMVDMLNKGEKLPVDFTNKLIYYVGPVDPVRDEVVGPAGPTTATRMDKFTRQMLEQTGLLGMIGKSERGAAACEAIADNQAVYLMAVGGSAYLVAKAIKEAKVVAFEDLGMEAIYEFEVKDMPVTVAVDSSGKSVHAIAPKQWQAKIGIIPVEA
- a CDS encoding YhcB family protein, which encodes MSWLVSLGATFNIFLWQRCQHVGAVRQSFCMYGKFHCLQSDFIDKINVWHINLFLPHRCCALSIHSRGKNMNTTLPWEAQLVLAALAGLVCGLLIMWLILRSKVNQNRQDRETLMQEFGQYRQKVDEHFIETAAAVDDLNRSYQKLIQHFSKNAHSLMDKKTLQEQLNKRSGAAVTLAYLSHSDHQDSGTPDFAVPPPSVMGEIEGAGKNNDADIALEEQTPVSDIPVIDPPALAQESWPQKGDEVSQDAEGQENIK
- the fumC gene encoding class II fumarate hydratase; translated protein: MNTRTEHDTMGDVQVPAEAYWGAQTQRSRDNFKIGGETLPEPLINAMALVKKAAAHTNASLGRIEQTQADLIVKAADDVLAGKLAGQFPLVVWQTGSGTQSNMNMNEVIANRANEIAGTGLAAYQPVHPNDHVNHAQSTNDSFPTAIHVAAAIEINRLLIPAVKALRDTLDAKAKAFAPIVKIGRTHLQDATPLTLGQEFSGYVSQLDHGLGRLNDALKGLYELPLGGTAVGTGLNSHPDYAVKAAEKLAELSGLPFVTAPNKFEALAGRDACVYASGALKTLAASLNKIANDIRWLASGPRCGLGEIKIPENEPGSSIMPGKVNPTQAEAMTMVCCQVFGNDVAVGMAGASGNFELNVYMPVIGYNLLQSVRLLGDACNSFNEHCAVGIEPVPEKIDYFLHHSLMLVTALNRKIGYENAAKVAKTAYKNDKSLRETAIELGLLSGEEFDELVKPEDMVAPR